One stretch of Zonotrichia leucophrys gambelii isolate GWCS_2022_RI chromosome 13, RI_Zleu_2.0, whole genome shotgun sequence DNA includes these proteins:
- the HDAC3 gene encoding histone deacetylase 3, translating to MAKTVAYFYDPDVGNFHYGAGHPMKPHRLALTHSLVLHYGLYKKMIVFKPYQASQHDMCRFHSEDYIDFLQRVSPNNMQGFTKSLNAFNVGDDCPVFPGLFEFCSRYTGASLQGATQLNNKICDIAINWAGGLHHAKKFEASGFCYVNDIVIGILELLKYHPRVLYIDIDIHHGDGVQEAFYLTDRVMTVSFHKYGNYFFPGTGDMYEVGAESGRYYCLNVPLRDGIDDQSYKHLFQPVINQVVDYYQPTCIVLQCGADSLGCDRLGCFNLSIRGHGECVEYVKSFNIPLLVLGGGGYTVRNVARCWTYETSLLVDEPISDELPYSEYFEYFAPDFTLHPDVSTRIENQNSRQYLDQIRQTIFENLKMLNHAPSVQIHDVPSDLLSYDRTDEPDPEERGSEENYNRPEAPNEFYDGDHDNDKESDVEI from the exons ATGGCGAAGACCGTGGCCTATTTCTACGACCCGGACGTGGGCAACTTCCACTACG GCGCGGGGCACCCCATGAAGCCGCACCGCCTGGCGCTCACGCACAGCCTGGTGCTGCACTACGGCCTCTACAAGAAAATGATC GTGTTCAAGCCCTACCAGGCCTCCCAGCACGACATGTGCCGCTTCCACTCCGAGGATTACATCGACTTCCTGCAGAGGGTGAGCCCCAACAACATGCAGGGCTTCACCAAGAGCCTCAACGCCTTCAACGTGGGTGATGACTG CCCAGTGTTTCCAGGCCTCTTTGAATTCTGCTCTCGTTACACTGGGgcctccctgcagggagcaacACAGCTGAACAACAAG ATCTGTGACATTGCCATAAACTGGGCAGGGGGTCTCCATCATGCCAAAAAGTTTGAG GCTTCGGGTTTCTGTTACGTCAACGACATCGTCATCGgcatcctggagctgctcaa GTATCACCCCCGGGTGCTGTACATCGACATCGATATCCATCACGGGGATGGGGTGCAGGAAGCTTTCTACCTGACAGATCGTGTCATGACAGTGTCATTTCACAAATATGGCAACTATTTCTTTCCTGGCACAG GTGACATGTATGAGGTTGGTGCAGAGAGTGGCCGGTACTATTGTCTCAACGTGCCCCTCCGAGATGGCATCGATGACCAAA GTTACAAGCACCTCTTCCAGCCAGTCATTAACCAGGTGGTAGATTACTATCAGCCTACCTGCATAGTCTTGCAG TGTGGTGCTGATTCTCTGGGTTGTGACCGGCTGGGATGTTTTAACCTCAGTATAAGAGGCCATGG GGAGTGTGTGGAGTACGTGAAGAGCTTCAACATCCCCTTGCTggtgctgggaggaggaggttACACAGTCCGGAACGTGGCTCGCTGCTG GACTTATGAAACCTCCTTGCTCGTGGATGAACCAATTAGTGATGAGCTCCCCTACAGTG AGTATTTTGAGTACTTTGCTCCAGACTTCACCCTTCACCCTGATGTCAGCACGAGGATTGAGAATCAGAACTCCAGGCAG TACCTGGATCAGATCAGGCAGACCATATTTGAGAACCTGAAGATGCTGAACCACGCTCCCAGCGTGCAGATCCACGACGTGCCCTCGGACCTGCTCAGCTACGACCGCACAGATGAGCCTGATCCTGAGGAGAGGGGCTCTGAGGAAAACTACAACAG GCCTGAAGCTCCCAATGAGTTCTATGATGGTGACCACGACAATGACAAGGAGAGCGACGTGGAGAtctga